The DNA sequence gttttatctttatcttaatcTCTATCTCCCATTTTACACCAAATATAATACTAATACTTATTTCCGTCTCTGTCTTTCAGTTTCTGTCTCTCAATTTTATAATCTCTTAATctctatttctctttcaaatactaccgtataaaactaatttatatcaataatatatcaaaattaaattcatataacaTAATCAGGAGATATTGCAAGAGATGAGAAAATACCTGCTTTGGACCAAAGTGTACCGACAAAGTTTGTAAATCTGTTACTTTGTCTCCTTCAAGGTCAGGTATTTCCTATTTTATCCCAACAAATATTGTATATTAAGagagaaaattaaagcaaaagaCATATTATTAGTGTTAATATATATAAGTTTATTACCTTTAGTAACAACATGATGACTAAATAGTAAACGGTCATGACCACACTGGCAAAGACTATTGATCTTGGAAATATAGTTGTCTTCTCCAGAACATAGGTCTAGAATCAAACATTACATTTGAACACAAAGATATATTAGActtctttcaacaccaatttgcTACATTGGAAATTGAATTATGCATTAACTCTAGTATTGTACTActtttaacttaaaatttttgggactagcaatttttaatattttttactatcATTTAGCcagtataaatactaaattatttttaataaataaattttattaatttatatgtgtaaTTTCTAAAAAACATAGGTGTAAACTATATTAattcatataattatatatataaaattttagtaaatatagatacaaattatatactttttatatgtaaaatgtttgtaaatataaatacaaattattgctagataaatattgacaaaaaataataatatttaattatttactaactaTGTAACATTGCTTCGAAAATAAAAtgtgaaattttttttacaatgcaCATTAAAAAACTAGTTATATGGCTCTAAAGAGAGCATAATTATGTAAAGTAATACCTTCATATGAAGAAAAGGTGCAAGAATATTTGCTATTAAGTTAGCTGGTACAGTTGACAATAGTGTAGGAATTGTAGATTGCTTCCATCTTAATAGTGGCAACTGAAAGTTTTTAGATATAACATAGTTATAATATAAAAACATGCAATAATATATGTATTCATCACCATAAAAGATAAATTGCTAGCCCAGAAGAGATAAATTTTGAGCTCACAAATTTTTAATACTTAGCGTTTCCTCTTTTTTGGGTCTCATTATTTTCTCCTAACTAATCCAAATCATGCACCTCTTTCTACCCTTCTCACAACACCAATATTGTGAAAAATTACTATGAAATTTTGATAGTGActagtattttttttactttactaTTTGTTCTGACAGTATAAATTATGTAtggcataaaaaaattataaaattaaattatttttgtaaaaaaaattatagattgATAAAAGTTTCTGGCTAAAGAAATCAACGtatctgtagataaaaaatcaaataataagatttttagttattatttttatatgaaaagatctaattttttattaataattaattttaacattcgttatctaaaatttaaaataatttaatgtgtatatttttatatttaattaggtgttaattCTGTtgtacaaatagaaataattaatttttatatttgctatttaaaaataatttttttctttatgtatataaaaatataattatatattagcataaaaaaattatactgataattataaaattaactcaaaattatttttttttaaataattgaatcttaattttaacttttaattataacattactATTAtctctaaattatatgtaataaactattaaaaagaagagaaataaaaatataaattagaaagataagccataaaaatttaaaactaaacaaaaaattaaaaaaatatgtatataataataataatattttttatttgaattatattattttgttaattttattttctgtagaacagaaagatagaaaaaatagagaatgagagaaaagagagaaaaagataaagcTGAAGAATGAGAGTGAAAATGAGAGTGAGAGTTCGTTAATTTTggaattaaaacttttattttaattataaaaaatattgaatgacatattttgatttgtcagattactaatataaaatataaattatatatagagtataaatggtagagagaaataaaaaatggagagaggtagatgagagaatttaggaagagagtttattaattttgaaaaaaatattttctctcaattttaataagagagtgtcatgtgacacatttgattattaaattagatagtaatatataatacataaaaaaaattaattaaagaatgtcatgttatatattttgattgtcaaattaataattagtcattgatattgataattgataatgatatataaaatagatagagtggttgaaggatcgagagaaatagagaaagaaagagggaggatgggagaactctttaattttagagggaaatatttaatttcaattgcaatgagagaGTAATATGTGACACATTtcggttgtaaaattagtaaagaggaggaaagaattctttaattttggagaaaaagattcaatttcaattacaataagAGAGTGATATATAAtacattttagttgtaaaattaataaGGATGAGaggagaattttttaattttaaaaaaaagtaattttaattataataaaaaaattatatatgatatattttaattataaaattaaaaatatataatagataatagatgaGTTTGGCCATTTAAGACAAAAGAGAGTATTAATTTGAAATTGCTTTAACTATTGTTCTAATAAAAATATGTTTGCCTTCATTTAGGTCAGATTTCTCTGCCAACTTTAAATTTTCTTCTGGATTTGCTCTTTAATTAGATTCAAAGGGGTCTTTTTAGATTTATTAACAATAAATCGTAGacctaaatatttattcaaaactcCAATATGATCAATATTCATCATGGTTGTCAATTGCATCCGGATGCAGTTATGGGTGTTATTATTAAAGAAAATTGCTGACTTGTATAGATCTAATTTttgtctattaatttttttataatctaCTAATAATTGAAGATTTTATCATAATTTTTCGGGTTAAGTGAGATTTTGATTTCTAAGAGATAagtcaaaaaattttttgtttctaaccttttttttatacaaaattttttctAAGGTTtaaaatcaagttttgaaattgTCATTTTTACTTTAAATCCTAAAATTTTGGTTTAAATTacccataacaaaaaaatataaaataaaataaaaagaaaaataagagaaagagcGTGTTTCTGTTCCTGTaaagaaagaagggaagaagaagaagagggaagaaaagaagaagaagaagatatctaCGATCTACTTCTGCCTCTACTTTCGCCGCTACTTCCGTACAATTTTGGTCCTTAAAGTAAGgacaattttaaaatcaagttaaaccttagggacaattttgtatacaaaaaaagttgaagacaaaaaaaattttcaacttatACCTTAgtgaccaaaatcgtacttaatcctaatttttctcaAAAGCCTttcgaaaaataatttatttgtcgGTAAAGAATAAATAGTTGATAATAGGACACCTCTTACTGAATTTTTTGAATTAGTCTATTTTATTCTATCTTATATAATAAGAAAGAATTATTTtgcacaaaataaaaagaaatattggAATAGAGAATCTCCTTAACTAAAAcctttagataatttgaaaaaaaatcataaagttGATGTTCCACAACTATGGATAAAGAAACTGAtgtgactaattcaccaattcaaCCTATCCACTTAGTCTAAAAGCTAAGTTTTTAGACTAAGTTTTTCCATAATAAATCAATCCATTTCCATTTGAagacttttcttattttttaaaagatgcaTACCTTTATAAGCtatcaaaatattatttgaaattaGTTGGCCCTTCAAAAATACACTTTGATTTGGACTAATTAATTTCATACAGCCGTATAATCTATATGagctataattttaaatataatttttaaaagacggTAGATAAACTAATTGGCCTAACCTAGGTATAATTAAAACCTTTGAGAATTCTCTTCGTTAAAGAAGTTTTTGATAGCATGGAATACATCACCACCAACTAACAATAAAACTCAAAGAATTTTGCAATCATCTATTCTCTCTTAGAGTAATATCAGAGTGGACACTAAACATAGAAAAATAGATCctcttaattgttaaaaaaattaagaaaataaaatatgatctttaattttttattgctttttttttattttttttgttcgtctcacttataaaattaacgatgaaagattatattttaatctcttaattattaaaaaaaataaaaaggatcaattTCTCTAAATTTAACCCTCTCTTAACCTCCTACAAAGAAAAAGGATCAATTTTTCTAATTGTGTAGAAATGATACAATCTACAAAGTAATAAAATGTTTACATAGGACCTTTAATAATAAGTAAATGTAAGTATATGTgagaataaatataataataattaaaaataaaattttatttacatCAATACAAAAATGAACTTACATTAATTGAATAACCTGTCATTCCCACAAAATAGATCAGGAGACACCAAAGCAATGGCTTTGATCTTGATATTCCCGCAAGTCCAAAACtctgtaaaaaaaaaatgtttggaGATAATTTATACGTACAAATTGGTTGCTTTATATATCTTATAATTACAATGTAGATATTTTTGACAGGtcactaaaataaatataattttattttataattataattataatgtaGATATttaattcgattttttttttcgggtCACTTCGAGTCAGGCTAAAGTAGACCTCTTTTTAAAGTCGGATCTAAATCTACTTAAATTCGGCTCGACCTAATCCAAAAATATTACTATAAGATACAAGCAAATCTCACCAATCAATGAGAGATTAAAAACAAAggttaagaaaataattaaaataaattctaatttataattttcgaaGAAGATGATGATATTATGTTTTTGTGAAGAGTAAAGCTATTTGCGCCTTTCTTaccaatatatttttttattctctttataaaaattttataactaCCAGTAATAAAtataaggatatttttgtttgaaaactaaattcaacattaaaaatgattttaaacgtaaaaaaaaattagagatgattttaatttttatcagcCAAATTAAATCAGtaaatagtattttaatttttgtagtaTAATAAGGAATAATACTTTATCCGAAATTATATTGCCACATTGtactgaaattgaaatttaatttagaAGATATGATAGACATTGATATGCTGATAAAAGTAATAAATCAATTATAACGTACCATAAATAAACATGATATAGAGATAATGACTCCAGTTTTGTATGAAATTTTTCCAGATGCCAAAGGACGATATGGCTTGTTAatctacaataataataataataaaacatataACATTAATTAGTATAGAAAAGTAAGGCATACCATAAACAAAGTAATAAGCTAGAATgtgtatgtaaaaaaaattattttgatgcaTTAATAGTGAAAAATAGATTATATTATTGTCCAAATATATCTGTTTGTTTAAATTATCATTTccacaattaatataaaatataattatttttgttgatataATATAATGTAATCGGATACACACTTTACGCTGATAatacaacaaaattaaaattacagaATCTAAAATTTCACAAGGCCAAGAAGTTCATACCTTGTCTGTTTCAGGATCAGATAATTGATTTACGCCAACTACATACCAATGCATGAAAATGATAGGAATGATATACCGAGGGAAAAAAAAGGTTAATTAATAAAACACTTCTGAAGTTATAATTAATAATCATATCTTCTAAGAGAAAAAAAACCTTTCATCTTCTAGAAtcattgaaaagaaagaaaagaaaaagtgaaaacttaggtgtagtcgacttcacgtgaagttgatggttgagagctgttagataaaaatttagtcaaattaatcaaattatctaatggctctcagctatcaacttcacgtgaaaacAATTGTACCtaaattttcacaaaaaaaaaagttaagaaatATTACAAAGTAATATACATATTATTTTGGGGTTGTTTTCATCTCCCTATCAAGACTCGTAGAAGCGTtccaataaaaatattatatttaaagtaaaaatactaaagaaaaataattgagattcataatttatttttctaattattctcttcattatataaaaaaaaaaccttgaatctctttcattttttattatttaaaaaaagcaTATAGAGTCGACTTTTGCTCATTTAAATATTAGAAAGATAATTATAAACATGCATCATCATGACTtccaattgtttttatttttagtattcaaAATTGGTCATTAATAAGTGAGAAAAAATTGGcttttatactataaaaaaaaatacaataaatatatacaataagtattataaagaatatttttttaaaagaaatacctTTCTCACCATTTGGCACTTGAAATCTGaaacattttaattattttaatgtattGTTTTAAATGGTAAAATAGTAGTTAGTTGTTCTTCATTCAActactatattttttaaaagaatgacaaatttgaattttgtaaagatatatttaataataacaaatatttgGTTTGGTAAGAGAACTTTATATATTATTGATCATGTCTATAAACTTTCATGTGAATATAAAATCATttgacatatttttttaaatcaaactaTTGACTCTAA is a window from the Arachis hypogaea cultivar Tifrunner chromosome 1, arahy.Tifrunner.gnm2.J5K5, whole genome shotgun sequence genome containing:
- the LOC112710990 gene encoding naringenin 8-dimethylallyltransferase 2, chloroplastic (The sequence of the model RefSeq protein was modified relative to this genomic sequence to represent the inferred CDS: added 9 bases not found in genome assembly) codes for the protein MASTSRLLLGTSPFPHHPTRSSLSITTVNEHMFGIGPCSGKFIRYISKVFSWLIQVGVNQLSDPETDKINKPYRPLASGKISYKTGVIISISCLFMSFGLAGISRSKPLLWCLLIYFVGMTGYSINLPLLRWKQSTIPTLLSTVPANLIANILAPFLHMKTYVLEKTTIFPRSIVFASVVMTVYYLVIMLLLKEIPDLEGDKVTDLQTLSVHFGPKQVFWSCVILLEMGYGIAIIMGATSPFLWSKIFTVITHGIMALIFWYRADSVDLKNKDASQSFYMFIYKLLCVENILILFVR